GTTGTGAAAACGCCACACCCGTTTTAACCGTTCTGGCATCGTACTGTTTTTCGAGATGATAACTGGGGGAAGAGGCTTATTATGCAGGAAGACCAACCAAAGAATGGAGGGGCCGGAGTCAAGCCCCCCCGCAGACCTATGAGTACGAACGCCACGGACGACACGAGTGAGGCTACTTCCGAGGAGGAGAGCCGCCGGTACGCGGAGCTACACATCGGCGACGAGGAGTTCGTCGTCTACGACCGGGAGAACCACCAGGCCTGGGTCCAGTCGACAGTGTCGCTGGACGTAGCCGAACTCCGATAATCCTGAACAGTCTGCGGGAGCCAGCGAACTCCGGACTCCCGTAGCCGTTCGGACCGTGACATCCACTCTAGAAGACGCTTATCGACCGAGGAGTAGCGACGCGATCCCACGCCACAGACAGAGCAAGCACCCGCCGACACCGATCGAGACGAGTGCAAACGTCACGGCCGCATTCCCGTGGAACACCGTCGTCGCTCGAAGCGCCTGTGCGATCACGACCGCCAGGACCCAGCCGAGAAACGTCCATCCGAGCGCCCCGCGGATGGAGTCGATCGACGACTCCGCGTAGAGTCCACTGACGCCGGCGATCAGGACCC
Above is a window of Haloarcula halophila DNA encoding:
- a CDS encoding DUF7331 family protein, translated to MSTNATDDTSEATSEEESRRYAELHIGDEEFVVYDRENHQAWVQSTVSLDVAELR
- a CDS encoding DUF3054 domain-containing protein, yielding MSVSTAGERRIEFSMTTAMLALGDIVAITLFVAAGEYTHGFNPLVDVGRVAGTLAPFLIGWVLIAGVSGLYAESSIDSIRGALGWTFLGWVLAVVIAQALRATTVFHGNAAVTFALVSIGVGGCLLCLWRGIASLLLGR